In Aequorivita sp. H23M31, a single window of DNA contains:
- a CDS encoding dihydroorotase, which yields MKIKLKSATIVDPSSKHHLKKRDILISNGKIEKIASELSSSDLPKSSKDKIQEISLKNLHVSQGWFDSSVSFGEPGFEERETIENGLKTAAFSGFTSVAVNANSFPVSDSKGHIKFLRSKGEESAVHLYPIGALTLGSKGEDLAELFDMQNEGAVSFYDYKKPIANANLLKIALQYSQNFDGLVQSFPFEKSVARNGVVNEEINGTKLGLKGIPALSEELQIIRDLYILEYTGGKLHIPTISTKKSVELIRDAKKKGLKVSCSVAIFNLSLTDKALEGFDTNFKLLPPLRTNDDVKALIKGLKDGTIDGITSDHNPLDVERKNVEFDRADFGSIGLEISFGVLNKILGLEKSVEVLTNLKDTFKIPTLKIAEGQPADLSLFTPEETWTFMQKDIVSTSKNAALLGEKLKGKAYGIFSNNNLVLNTK from the coding sequence ATGAAAATAAAATTGAAATCGGCCACCATTGTTGATCCTTCTTCCAAGCATCATTTAAAGAAGCGCGACATTTTAATTTCCAACGGAAAAATCGAAAAAATAGCTTCAGAACTTTCTTCTTCGGATTTGCCTAAAAGTTCAAAAGACAAGATCCAGGAAATTTCACTAAAAAATCTTCACGTTTCCCAAGGCTGGTTTGATAGCAGTGTTTCTTTCGGGGAACCTGGTTTTGAAGAGCGGGAAACTATTGAAAACGGTTTAAAAACGGCAGCTTTCAGCGGATTTACGAGCGTGGCGGTAAATGCGAACTCTTTTCCCGTTTCCGATAGTAAGGGCCATATCAAATTTCTGAGATCCAAAGGTGAAGAAAGTGCGGTACATCTTTATCCAATCGGCGCTCTTACACTCGGCAGCAAGGGCGAGGATCTAGCGGAGCTTTTTGATATGCAAAATGAAGGAGCTGTTTCGTTTTACGACTATAAAAAACCGATTGCAAATGCCAATCTCTTAAAGATAGCACTTCAATATTCACAAAATTTTGATGGCCTAGTGCAATCCTTTCCCTTTGAAAAATCCGTTGCCCGTAACGGAGTTGTCAATGAGGAAATAAACGGAACAAAACTGGGATTAAAGGGAATTCCGGCGCTTTCTGAAGAACTGCAAATTATCCGCGATCTATATATTCTAGAATATACCGGCGGAAAACTCCACATCCCCACTATATCCACCAAAAAATCTGTCGAGTTGATCAGAGATGCCAAGAAAAAAGGGCTGAAGGTAAGTTGTAGCGTGGCCATTTTCAACCTTTCATTAACCGATAAAGCATTGGAAGGATTTGATACAAACTTTAAGCTCTTGCCACCGCTTCGTACAAACGATGATGTAAAGGCATTAATTAAGGGGCTTAAGGATGGAACAATAGATGGGATTACCAGCGACCATAATCCGCTTGACGTGGAACGAAAAAATGTGGAATTTGATCGTGCCGATTTTGGAAGTATAGGATTGGAAATCAGTTTTGGAGTTCTAAACAAAATTTTAGGGCTAGAGAAGTCCGTTGAGGTTTTAACCAACTTAAAGGATACTTTCAAGATCCCAACCTTAAAAATAGCTGAAGGTCAGCCCGCGGATCTATCACTTTTTACCCCTGAAGAAACTTGGACTTTTATGCAGAAGGATATTGTTTCTACTTCTAAAAATGCCGCGCTGCTTGGAGAAAAATTAAAAGGAAAAGCTTACGGTATCTTTTCAAATAACAACTTGGTATTAAATACGAAATGA
- a CDS encoding alpha/beta hydrolase yields MEKKNLLLEHNYRAPQNSSEKSPAIIMLHGFGSDENDLFSFASELPEEFAIISLKAPIKMQPYGNAWYNIFFDNSQGKFSDDEQAIASRDLIAKCIDEIVANYPVDKNNITLLGFSQGTILSFSVALSYPEKVKNVIGLSGYVNKDILKKGYEKNDFSKLKVYTSHGSVDQVIPVQWARMTKPFLENLNIDCSYSEFPVGHGVSPQNFQELKDWLAKQ; encoded by the coding sequence ATGGAAAAGAAAAATTTACTTTTAGAACACAATTACAGAGCACCTCAAAATTCTTCAGAAAAATCCCCAGCAATAATTATGCTCCACGGTTTTGGAAGCGACGAAAACGACTTGTTTTCCTTTGCCAGCGAATTACCAGAAGAATTTGCCATTATCTCCTTAAAAGCCCCTATAAAAATGCAACCATATGGGAATGCTTGGTACAATATCTTTTTTGATAATTCACAGGGAAAATTCAGTGATGACGAGCAAGCAATTGCTTCACGGGATTTGATAGCAAAATGTATAGATGAGATTGTGGCTAACTATCCTGTTGATAAAAATAATATTACCCTTCTCGGTTTTAGTCAAGGCACGATTTTAAGTTTTTCGGTGGCACTTAGTTATCCAGAAAAAGTGAAAAATGTAATTGGATTAAGCGGGTATGTCAATAAAGATATTCTAAAGAAAGGATATGAAAAGAACGATTTTAGCAAGTTAAAAGTCTATACATCTCACGGTTCGGTAGATCAAGTAATTCCAGTGCAATGGGCCCGAATGACAAAACCTTTTTTAGAGAATCTGAATATTGATTGCTCCTATTCTGAATTTCCTGTAGGACACGGGGTCTCACCCCAAAATTTTCAAGAGCTCAAGGATTGGCTTGCCAAACAATGA
- a CDS encoding hydrolase, translating to MKRQIFLYLFLFTLLLVIFQYMNEKSIFENQENKIDNLRAKLEVAEDSISDLNDKVGELNYFTLQGNENAMSYLESFGYDSNDIEKLVTNQIYDQNLLKGNNPLVPFDGMNGEMKINKLKFLNHKWILADFTDGTYWGEMILEYSIGEDKVLTLNTIASTIYPQ from the coding sequence ATGAAACGTCAAATATTTTTATACCTATTTCTTTTTACTCTTCTATTGGTGATTTTCCAGTATATGAACGAAAAAAGTATTTTTGAGAATCAGGAAAACAAGATCGATAATCTACGAGCCAAACTTGAAGTGGCAGAAGATTCAATTTCCGATCTTAATGATAAAGTAGGTGAGCTCAATTACTTTACCCTTCAGGGCAATGAAAACGCAATGTCCTATTTAGAAAGTTTTGGATATGATTCAAATGACATCGAGAAATTGGTCACAAATCAAATCTACGACCAAAATCTTTTAAAAGGCAACAATCCCTTAGTACCCTTTGACGGTATGAACGGAGAAATGAAAATCAATAAGTTGAAATTCCTAAACCACAAATGGATTCTTGCCGATTTTACAGACGGTACCTATTGGGGCGAAATGATTTTGGAATATAGTATTGGAGAGGATAAAGTTTTAACCTTAAACACTATAGCCTCAACAATATATCCTCAATAG
- a CDS encoding MBL fold metallo-hydrolase, which produces MTVTFLGTGTSQGIPVIGSDHPVSQSTDLKDKRLRVSVWLHWQDYSCVIDCGPDFRQQMLRENVQRVDAILLTHEHSDHTAGIDDIRPFNFKQGEPLPFYAHPRVFESLHQRFAYVFAKENKYPGAPSVREIEIDKNSIFTLGGKKVTVIEAFHADLPVLGFRIDDFTYLTDVKTIAPEEIEKIKGTKVLVINALREKPHYSHFNVKEALEFVEKVKPQTTYFTHISHAMGFHEEAEKKLPKNVHLAYDTLKITV; this is translated from the coding sequence ATAACAGTTACTTTTCTTGGTACGGGCACATCACAGGGAATTCCTGTAATTGGAAGCGACCACCCTGTATCCCAAAGCACTGATCTAAAGGACAAACGTTTGCGCGTATCCGTATGGCTGCATTGGCAGGATTATTCTTGCGTTATTGATTGCGGACCTGATTTCCGCCAACAGATGTTGCGCGAAAATGTCCAGCGCGTCGATGCCATACTTCTTACGCACGAACATAGTGATCATACGGCGGGGATTGACGATATTCGTCCTTTCAATTTTAAGCAGGGGGAGCCTTTGCCTTTTTATGCCCATCCACGGGTTTTTGAATCTTTGCACCAAAGATTTGCCTATGTATTTGCTAAGGAAAACAAATATCCTGGGGCACCTAGTGTCAGGGAAATTGAAATTGATAAAAACTCGATATTTACCCTTGGCGGAAAAAAAGTGACCGTCATTGAGGCCTTTCATGCGGATTTGCCAGTGTTGGGTTTCCGCATTGATGATTTCACTTATTTGACCGATGTAAAAACCATTGCTCCCGAAGAAATTGAAAAGATTAAGGGAACAAAAGTCTTGGTGATTAACGCACTTAGGGAAAAACCACATTATTCACATTTTAATGTGAAAGAGGCTCTTGAATTTGTTGAAAAAGTAAAACCACAAACCACTTATTTTACCCATATAAGCCACGCTATGGGATTTCATGAGGAAGCGGAAAAGAAACTTCCAAAAAATGTCCACTTGGCCTATGATACTTTAAAAATCACCGTCTGA